From a single Okeanomitos corallinicola TIOX110 genomic region:
- a CDS encoding carotenoid oxygenase family protein, producing MQTINQNSTKKAWSQAISQPATEFPPTPLPIITGKIPAGLRGTIYRNGAARLERGNMRVGHWFDGDGAILAVHFTDAGATGVYRYVQTAGYQKETKAGKFLYGNYGMTAPGPIWNQWQKPVKNSANTSVLALPDQLLALWEGNNPYALDLQTLETKGLNNLGALPKGQPYSAHPKIDDQTGEIFNFGVSPGPNAILHIYKSNLTGKIIKQEKFTLKGFPFIHDFVLAGQYLVFFAPAVYLNIWPVLFGVNTYSNCLTWQPDKGTEILVFDRETLSLVSRGITEPWFQWHFSNAYVDDRGTVIIDFAKYADFQTNEFLREVASAETQTVAKTTFTRLQINPKNGKVTGTEILINRTCEFPSVPAANVGKFSKYSYMSIYKEETDMQGEILNNIACFNHETATLTEANLGENLYPSEPIHVQDPENSEQGWILTVVYDGNTNNSEVWIFDSQRLQAEPICKLALPSVIPHSFHGTWKNS from the coding sequence ATGCAAACAATTAATCAAAACTCCACCAAAAAAGCCTGGTCACAAGCCATATCCCAACCAGCAACCGAATTTCCTCCCACTCCATTACCAATAATTACAGGTAAAATCCCCGCTGGTTTACGAGGTACAATTTACCGCAATGGTGCAGCCAGACTAGAACGGGGTAATATGCGGGTTGGTCATTGGTTTGATGGAGATGGGGCAATTTTAGCCGTTCATTTTACTGATGCAGGTGCTACCGGCGTTTATCGCTATGTACAAACTGCTGGTTATCAAAAAGAAACAAAAGCAGGTAAATTCCTCTATGGAAATTATGGCATGACAGCACCTGGCCCAATTTGGAATCAATGGCAAAAACCCGTTAAAAATTCTGCAAATACTTCCGTTTTAGCATTACCTGATCAACTTTTGGCACTCTGGGAAGGTAATAATCCTTATGCTTTAGATTTGCAAACTTTAGAAACTAAAGGTTTAAATAATTTAGGTGCTTTACCTAAAGGACAACCCTATTCTGCACATCCTAAAATTGATGATCAAACTGGTGAAATTTTCAATTTTGGTGTCAGTCCTGGACCTAATGCCATACTGCATATTTATAAAAGTAATTTAACTGGCAAAATTATTAAACAGGAAAAATTTACTTTAAAAGGTTTTCCATTCATCCATGATTTTGTGTTAGCAGGACAATATTTAGTATTTTTTGCCCCTGCTGTGTATTTGAATATTTGGCCTGTTCTGTTTGGAGTTAATACTTACAGTAATTGTTTAACTTGGCAACCCGATAAAGGCACAGAAATTTTAGTTTTTGACCGAGAAACTTTGTCTTTGGTTAGTCGGGGAATCACAGAACCTTGGTTTCAATGGCATTTTAGTAATGCTTATGTTGATGATAGGGGAACAGTAATTATTGATTTTGCCAAATATGCTGATTTTCAAACTAATGAATTTTTACGAGAAGTAGCCAGCGCTGAAACTCAAACAGTTGCTAAAACAACTTTTACACGATTACAAATTAACCCCAAAAACGGCAAAGTTACAGGTACAGAAATCCTCATAAATAGAACTTGTGAATTTCCTTCTGTTCCCGCTGCCAATGTGGGTAAATTTTCCAAATATAGCTATATGTCTATTTATAAGGAAGAAACAGATATGCAAGGAGAAATTTTAAATAATATCGCTTGTTTTAACCATGAAACCGCAACTTTAACAGAAGCAAATTTAGGTGAAAACCTCTATCCTTCTGAACCTATTCATGTTCAAGATCCCGAAAATTCTGAGCAAGGTTGGATTTTAACTGTGGTTTATGATGGAAATACTAATAATAGCGAAGTTTGGATCTTTGATAGTCAACGCTTACAAGCAGAACCCATTTGTAAACTCGCTTTACCCAGTGTAATTCCCCATAGTTTTCACGGAACTTGGAAAAACAGTTAA
- a CDS encoding lysophospholipid acyltransferase family protein: MLQLQHTQNTKPGWSLDQRDPEFIENLMPLLGILYNFYFRVETSGWENIPEGKILCVGSHNGGLASPDTSMMLYDWFRRFGTQRPIYGLMHPKVWEVFPPVAEMAMKGGAVIAHPKMAYAAFRAGASVLVYPGGAEDVFRPHQLRDKIYFAERRGFIKLALRENVPIVPAISWGAHDTLIVLADLYKTVQQLHKMGMPWLFGVDPLVFPIYLGLPWGLAVGPLPNIPLPARIHTRVCPPIIFERYGKEAASDRNYVDECYELVRTKMQQELDNLIIKVTVNNQ, encoded by the coding sequence ATGTTACAACTACAACATACCCAAAACACAAAACCAGGTTGGTCTTTGGATCAGCGAGATCCAGAATTTATCGAAAACCTCATGCCTCTCTTGGGTATTTTATATAACTTCTACTTCCGTGTAGAAACCAGTGGTTGGGAAAATATCCCAGAGGGGAAAATTCTGTGTGTCGGTTCTCACAATGGCGGTTTAGCATCCCCGGATACATCTATGATGCTGTACGACTGGTTTCGCCGGTTTGGGACACAACGACCAATTTATGGTTTAATGCACCCCAAAGTGTGGGAAGTTTTTCCCCCAGTGGCAGAAATGGCAATGAAAGGTGGTGCGGTAATAGCTCATCCGAAAATGGCTTATGCGGCTTTTCGTGCCGGTGCGAGTGTTTTGGTTTATCCCGGTGGTGCGGAAGATGTATTTAGACCTCACCAACTGCGGGACAAAATCTATTTTGCTGAACGTCGCGGTTTTATCAAGTTAGCGCTACGGGAAAATGTCCCCATTGTGCCGGCTATTTCCTGGGGAGCGCATGATACTTTAATTGTTCTGGCTGATTTATATAAAACAGTGCAGCAACTCCATAAAATGGGTATGCCTTGGTTGTTTGGTGTTGATCCGTTAGTGTTTCCTATTTACTTAGGTTTACCTTGGGGTTTAGCTGTCGGACCATTGCCAAATATTCCCTTACCAGCGCGTATCCATACCAGAGTTTGTCCACCGATTATTTTTGAACGTTATGGAAAAGAAGCTGCCAGCGATCGCAATTATGTAGATGAATGTTATGAATTAGTCAGAACTAAAATGCAGCAAGAATTAGATAATTTAATTATCAAGGTGACAGTAAATAACCAATGA
- a CDS encoding thylakoid membrane photosystem I accumulation factor — translation MSIIKWLFLQTKIITNWRQLLSKCLLLLLCLLIIGVQPAFAGMKDDRYEGNIFVVFAGNGSLVPPRQSLAKTLAAKKPAMLAFYVDDSSDCKQYAVFISQTQAYYGRAVEIIPVSVDTIPSQEKYDPTEPGYYYSGKVPQVVLFDDAGKVILNKTGQVPFEEIDDKFRGVFNLLPRDESIEFKQRSFNEYSSELSQ, via the coding sequence ATGAGTATCATAAAGTGGCTGTTTTTACAAACTAAAATAATTACTAACTGGCGACAGTTGCTGTCAAAATGCCTATTATTGCTGCTTTGCCTATTAATTATAGGTGTACAACCAGCTTTTGCAGGTATGAAAGATGACAGATATGAGGGGAATATTTTCGTGGTTTTTGCGGGTAATGGTTCGCTCGTACCCCCTAGACAAAGCCTTGCAAAGACTTTAGCAGCAAAGAAACCCGCAATGTTGGCTTTTTATGTGGATGATAGCAGCGATTGTAAACAGTATGCGGTCTTTATTTCCCAAACACAAGCATACTATGGACGGGCTGTAGAAATTATTCCTGTTAGTGTTGATACTATTCCCTCTCAGGAAAAATACGATCCCACCGAACCGGGATATTACTATTCAGGGAAAGTCCCACAAGTAGTATTGTTCGATGATGCGGGTAAAGTCATCTTAAATAAAACCGGTCAAGTACCCTTTGAAGAAATAGATGATAAATTTAGAGGTGTGTTTAATTTATTACCTCGTGATGAATCAATTGAATTCAAACAACGCTCATTTAACGAATATAGCAGTGAACTGAGTCAATAG
- a CDS encoding Mur ligase family protein, which translates to MGKKIQLIDRVRLGLAVSIAKSVTFLVRSLRLGAASVLPGSLARRIEPKLLQLLSQQVKNGVILIAGTNGKTTTALLLCTILEHKGYKIAHNSTGANLENGLATALIENTSLLGSLDVDYAILEVDENIVPRVLKPLQPRIILCLNLFRDQLDRYGEVDTISKRWTNVIATLPDETVIIPNADDPTLSYLGQQLHQKVLFFGLNEPENYLEAIPHAVDSIYCPRCGHSLDYQGVYLSHLGDFTCPSCGFSKSKPSLESGKWSQILVGLYNKYNTLAAATAAKELGVDEIIIRETINNFQAAFGRAEDLVIDGKKVRILLSKNPVGTNETIRVVTQSQDKTTLLVLNDRTPDGTDVSWIWDVDTEKLVERGGTLIVSGDRVYDLALRLRYSQPCLASKINLIVEEDLKKAIHTALQHTPTNETLHILPTYSAMLEVREVLTGRKIL; encoded by the coding sequence GTGGGTAAGAAAATACAACTTATTGATAGAGTCAGACTGGGTTTAGCGGTGTCTATTGCTAAAAGTGTAACATTTCTAGTGCGATCGCTTCGTCTTGGTGCTGCTAGTGTGTTACCCGGATCTCTTGCACGACGCATTGAACCCAAACTTTTACAGTTATTGAGTCAGCAAGTAAAAAACGGGGTAATTTTAATTGCTGGTACTAATGGCAAAACTACCACGGCTTTGTTACTATGCACCATTTTAGAACACAAAGGTTACAAAATCGCTCATAATTCCACTGGTGCAAATTTAGAAAATGGTTTAGCAACGGCTTTAATTGAAAATACCAGTTTATTAGGTTCTTTAGATGTTGACTATGCCATTTTAGAAGTTGATGAAAACATTGTCCCCAGAGTTTTAAAACCTCTCCAACCAAGAATTATTCTCTGTCTAAATTTATTCCGTGATCAATTAGATAGATACGGTGAAGTTGATACAATTAGTAAGCGTTGGACTAATGTGATTGCGACTTTACCCGATGAAACTGTAATTATTCCCAATGCTGATGATCCGACTTTATCTTATTTAGGACAACAGTTACATCAAAAAGTTTTATTTTTTGGATTAAATGAACCAGAAAATTATTTAGAAGCTATTCCCCATGCAGTAGATTCTATTTATTGTCCTCGCTGTGGACATTCTTTAGATTATCAAGGGGTTTATCTTTCTCATTTAGGAGATTTCACTTGTCCTAGTTGTGGTTTTAGTAAGAGTAAACCCAGTTTAGAAAGTGGAAAATGGTCACAAATTCTTGTCGGTTTATATAATAAGTATAATACCTTAGCTGCTGCTACTGCTGCCAAAGAACTAGGAGTTGATGAAATTATAATTAGGGAAACTATTAATAATTTTCAAGCCGCTTTTGGACGTGCAGAAGATTTAGTTATAGATGGTAAAAAGGTGAGGATTTTATTATCTAAAAACCCAGTGGGAACGAATGAAACTATTAGAGTAGTTACTCAAAGTCAGGATAAAACTACGTTGTTGGTTTTAAATGATCGGACACCTGATGGAACTGATGTATCTTGGATTTGGGATGTAGACACAGAGAAATTAGTAGAACGAGGTGGAACATTAATTGTCAGTGGCGATCGCGTCTATGATCTGGCGTTAAGATTGCGTTATAGTCAACCTTGTTTAGCAAGTAAGATCAATTTAATTGTCGAAGAAGATTTAAAGAAAGCTATTCACACGGCTTTGCAACATACACCAACAAATGAAACCTTACACATTCTTCCCACCTATTCGGCCATGTTAGAAGTTAGGGAAGTTTTAACAGGGAGGAAAATTCTTTAA